Proteins encoded by one window of Rubinisphaera margarita:
- a CDS encoding DUF1552 domain-containing protein gives MSHQSPNWKFSRRRFLRASGVSLALPLLESFQPRSVRAAGSPEKETPRRMVCICTNMGMIPDYFWPEGTGKNYQPSEYLSLIDDYRNDFTIFSGVSHPDVDGGHHAEVSYLTAAPHPSAGGFKNTISLDQYAAERVGIRTRFPFLALNVGAENATLSWTASGVRIPAEQSPSEVFKRLFVQGSKSEIDAQVQRLRDGRSVLDVLTDRAKRLEKGLPAYDRQKVQQYFQSVRELEQRFVKEEQWEYRPKPVVNSAPPVDVDDRAELIVRTELMHQMVKLALETDSTRIVTLVIDQNANPKVNLPGVNEGHHSLTHHGQRKNSVEQLKIIEAAQMQTFGEFLKVLKSVQEGDETLLDRTMVLYGSNLGNANSHDNKNMPMILAGGGFRHGQHLSFDRQHNKPLPNLFVSMLQRLGIETDRFASSTGTMSGLEFA, from the coding sequence TTTTCTCGCCGACGTTTTCTCCGCGCTTCCGGCGTTTCGCTCGCTTTACCGTTGCTGGAGTCGTTTCAGCCACGCTCCGTACGGGCGGCCGGAAGTCCGGAAAAGGAGACGCCGCGACGGATGGTTTGTATTTGCACCAACATGGGCATGATCCCCGATTACTTCTGGCCTGAAGGGACGGGGAAAAATTATCAGCCCAGCGAGTACTTGTCCCTAATTGACGACTACCGAAATGACTTCACCATCTTTTCCGGCGTCTCCCATCCGGATGTCGATGGTGGGCATCACGCGGAAGTCAGCTATCTTACGGCTGCCCCTCACCCGTCAGCCGGGGGCTTTAAAAATACAATTTCTTTGGACCAATACGCTGCAGAGCGAGTTGGTATTCGTACCCGATTTCCGTTCCTCGCATTAAATGTGGGGGCGGAAAACGCAACCTTGTCGTGGACTGCTTCCGGCGTTCGAATTCCAGCCGAGCAGAGCCCTTCTGAAGTCTTCAAACGGCTGTTTGTTCAAGGCAGTAAGTCCGAGATTGACGCCCAGGTCCAGCGACTGCGCGATGGTCGCAGCGTTCTCGACGTTTTGACAGATAGAGCCAAACGTTTGGAGAAAGGGTTGCCTGCCTACGATCGCCAGAAAGTTCAACAGTACTTCCAAAGTGTTCGCGAATTGGAGCAGCGATTCGTGAAAGAGGAGCAATGGGAGTATCGTCCCAAGCCGGTGGTCAACTCCGCCCCCCCTGTTGATGTCGATGATCGAGCAGAGCTGATTGTCAGAACTGAACTCATGCATCAAATGGTCAAGCTGGCACTGGAGACGGATTCCACTCGGATTGTGACGTTGGTCATCGATCAGAACGCCAATCCCAAGGTAAACCTACCGGGCGTTAACGAAGGACACCACAGCCTGACCCATCACGGCCAACGGAAAAACTCAGTTGAACAGCTGAAAATCATTGAAGCGGCGCAGATGCAGACCTTCGGCGAATTCCTGAAGGTCCTCAAAAGTGTTCAAGAAGGAGATGAAACACTGCTGGATCGAACAATGGTGCTTTACGGCAGCAATCTTGGTAACGCCAACAGCCACGACAACAAAAACATGCCCATGATTCTGGCCGGCGGCGGTTTCCGGCATGGTCAACACTTGAGCTTCGATCGTCAGCACAATAAGCCGTTGCCGAACCTGTTCGTCAGTATGCTGCAACGGCTGGGTATCGAGACGGATCGCTTCGCGAGCAGTACCGGAACCATGAGTGGATTGGAGTTCGCGTGA
- a CDS encoding right-handed parallel beta-helix repeat-containing protein, translating into MISFKFLIAAGLFVAFATSDVFAAEVATLKELVAAIRDGQEGDTVEVTAGIYRLQEPLELKSGMTLRGAGADKTVITHADDWKPSTKTLPDPEMTTKGMDTYAYLIRLANRASGVTISDLTLKGPQLHGAVFGFENEDLHLHDLRIRDFLWSGIRTFAMKRAKIHDCDFVDAGGRWQRGGTPGVKGGITGGAIFAIWMKESEIAHNRFRRTQMEKENEFYGIKCRQGKQSRIHHNTIEVNFSIEMPFENDEDVEIDHNICHGTISIPKHAGGPVPESNRTFHIHHNYMRHSYSIEFVRNGVEIDHNLFDFDTKQDVGNLISGFGKAPAKGPASFHNNLVSNPGRGVIWINEPYNRLVVRNNHIVTRTTATPRKEGLFGFSPDCDFSTIAIRNNFIECKGQPRPLMRNDESYGATIQNNRLENVSDTDRYENLPTDAQIGLETPLFFQCGVHEELTVNGWETGRTVQDVEQE; encoded by the coding sequence GTGATCAGTTTCAAATTCCTCATCGCTGCCGGCCTGTTTGTCGCTTTCGCGACCTCTGATGTGTTCGCTGCGGAAGTCGCAACGCTCAAGGAACTTGTCGCGGCAATCCGCGATGGGCAAGAGGGCGATACGGTCGAGGTCACCGCTGGAATTTATCGGCTACAGGAACCGTTGGAACTAAAGAGTGGCATGACTCTACGCGGGGCGGGAGCCGACAAGACAGTCATCACGCATGCGGACGACTGGAAGCCGTCCACAAAGACGCTGCCTGATCCAGAGATGACGACCAAAGGAATGGACACCTACGCCTACCTGATTCGATTGGCCAACAGGGCATCGGGGGTGACTATTTCTGACCTGACGCTAAAGGGACCCCAATTGCACGGTGCTGTGTTCGGATTCGAGAACGAAGACTTGCATCTGCACGACTTGAGAATTCGAGACTTCCTCTGGTCCGGAATTCGAACGTTCGCAATGAAGAGAGCGAAGATTCACGACTGCGATTTCGTCGACGCCGGTGGACGTTGGCAGCGTGGCGGTACTCCAGGTGTAAAGGGTGGGATCACTGGCGGCGCAATCTTTGCGATTTGGATGAAGGAGAGCGAAATCGCCCACAACCGTTTCCGTCGCACACAAATGGAGAAGGAGAACGAGTTCTACGGCATCAAGTGTCGGCAGGGGAAGCAGTCTCGAATTCATCACAACACAATCGAGGTCAACTTTTCGATCGAAATGCCGTTCGAAAACGATGAGGATGTCGAGATCGATCACAATATCTGCCATGGAACAATCTCGATCCCGAAGCATGCCGGCGGACCAGTTCCCGAAAGTAACCGGACGTTTCATATCCATCACAACTACATGCGGCACAGCTATTCGATCGAGTTTGTCCGCAACGGCGTGGAGATTGACCACAACCTCTTTGACTTCGATACGAAGCAGGATGTTGGCAATCTCATCTCAGGTTTCGGCAAGGCTCCGGCTAAGGGGCCGGCTTCCTTTCATAATAATCTCGTCAGCAACCCCGGACGTGGTGTGATCTGGATCAATGAGCCTTACAACAGGCTCGTGGTCCGAAACAATCACATTGTGACACGAACCACCGCAACACCTCGCAAAGAAGGACTGTTCGGATTCAGTCCTGACTGCGACTTCTCCACCATTGCGATTCGAAACAATTTCATTGAGTGCAAAGGACAGCCCCGACCACTCATGCGAAACGACGAAAGCTACGGCGCCACAATCCAGAATAATCGCCTGGAAAATGTCTCAGACACAGATCGCTACGAAAATCTTCCCACCGATGCTCAGATCGGATTGGAAACGCCCCTTTTCTTTCAGTGTGGTGTCCATGAAGAACTGACAGTCAACGGTTGGGAGACCGGCAGAACTGTGCAAGATGTCGAGCAAGAATGA